GAGCAAGTGATTTGTTGAAAGATGGTCTTAGTACATTTAGCTCTTGTAGCGGCAGAGAAGCTCTAAGTGTCTAAATGTTCTGTTGTTTCATGAGCTCGATGCCAATAGCCTAATTACACTGTCGCCTCTACTTTATAGTCACTGTCACATAGTAAACACCCTGTACTCAAAAGACACAGTGAGAACGTGTGCATGCTTAAGCTTAATCTTTAAATTAATTATCAAGCAGTTTAACCATTTTATCATGgaaaaagggcaaaaaaaaaattttttattgCAAATTTTATTCCAAAACAGCAGATCAACACAATGCATTTAAAGAACCCCATTAGTGATGATCAGCTAGTTAGCATTCATGATAGCTCCTCCCTAGCAGCGTCTTTGATTGAAAGGGTTGTTTTTTTGACCACAAGATTGTGATTAATTAAGCAGAGGAAACAATGACTGCATTGTAGCCGGCGCCGTAAGTGATCCGTTTCTGATTAAAGCAGGAAGCATAAACTCCTGGCAGAGACCTGGCACTTACAGTGACCTTTTGATTTAGTTTGCTTTAGTTACAACAGCCAAAGCGGGTGTTTTATTTTCATGAATATTCATAAAGCTCTTTATGAACTTGAGTTACTTTCTGGATATAATGCACATCCTAATTCACTTTTTTaatgcacacagacacatacgtcTAAATTAATAGATCAGTACGTGTGTTTATGTTCCTCCTAACAGAAATGTTGCAGCAGCAGGTTGAGTTGCTGACTGTGTTTACAACCAGCTGCAGGTACAATAGCAGCCGGACCCTCATCTTCATTTGAGAGACTTTAGTCTGATGTggctgatgaatgaatgaatgacaatGAATCTATTGAGATCCTGTGTGTGCTGGCTGACATCAGGGGTTGAATTCATGCTCAACAATACATCTGTATTACTCATAACATCCAGTCATATTGATGTGACATTTAGCTCCCACTCTCTCCACGGATCCACTCATGCCGATGCAACAGCTCCTTCCATCTCCCCAGTCACTCCGTATGTGCAACATGTTTGCTGCTGTGGACTTAAAGCGCTCATGAAGCAGCCGGCGAGCTGCTATTTGCCTCTGCATATTGACAGATTTCTTCTAAAAACAGGACAGGATGGTGGCTGCACTCCTTCACAGAGTTTGCTCTTAATGATCCGGAATAATGAAATGCACAAATCACTCACTATTCCCGAACAGCTTTACAGCATTCCTAAATTAAAAAAGATCGTTTCATTAAGTGCAAAATTAGTATATACTCCCAAAGCACAACAAATATAGATAagatatttcatttatttgttatcgTCTGACAAGACCATGATTGAAAATTGGCTTATTGGGCAATCAATTCACTCATTTTGACTTGTTTCAGCCTTATCTAATCTTTATAACTCAGTTCTTCACATAGGTGTATCTTGGAATATTGGTCATTATTTATCACATTAGCCacaaaaatacacacatttGTTCTGTTAAAAGTCTATTTCagaaatgtatttgtatattcGAGCCAGCAGTGTCATGTGAAGTAAACCTCTTAAATCTAATCTAAGTCTTCAGCATCCTCTTGTTTGGGAAGAGTTAAATCACATTTAATCAAAATTTGAATTGCATTCTCAAGAAATgtcatttattatatttaaatgtCATTTGCATGTACAATTGGTGTTTAGCTGAGTCTAAAACCACAAGAGATCTGTGTTAAAAGAGCTGCCAGGGGTTTGCAGCAGGATGTCACCTCCACTCAGCCACACCACTGCAGAGAccttttctttgtttccttttcttttttggcaCATTTAGAGACAATAGGACATGATTTAACTTCCGAGAGCCAGAATCCGATCACTTTTGAACTATAGTGGTGTATTAATTGGTGTATTAATAGTGGATGGTTGCAAGGTTGTTTTACTACTGCATTTAAAATCGCAATGGCAGTGGTAGTAAAGAGCATCTATTCTTAAAGGTGTTTATTTATGCTttgaggattaaaaaaaaaaaaatcacatttccCTCCTTCTTCCAGCATCCAACACGAAGTGTACCTGGCCCTGCCTGCAGGAACACTGATGAGGAATGACATTCACTCACTCCCTAAAAGCCCTCAGAGCtgtcggcagcagcagcagcatgtctTCAGCGTGGCTCAGTTGTGTATTTGTGTCATGTCTGGCAAACAGCACCGCCTGAAAGTCAATATGTGTTTCATACTGTGCAACTCTGCAACTCCCGCTGTATCTGATGACACATGCCCAGTGGTAACTAGCTGTTTCCTCCTCTGCAACACAGATGTGCTCCACTCACACTTATCTAACACAGTCGTGGCTTTCATGGGATTTTAATCTGAGAAAAACTGAAGGTTTTATCATTACTACTCTCTTATGTACTATTCTATTTTATATCTTTTGAGTCTAAATACTGTTTGGGGATTTCTGTCACTTctaaaaaaaaggatttcaaCATGCACTGCACATGTACATGGAACATAACAGAGTACAAATGATGGAAATAATGACGAGAGAATATTGTtggcaaaaaagtcaaaagtggTACTCCTGAGTGTTATTCCACATTAGCAGAGgggtcaagtaacgaagtacaaatactttgttaccttacttaccgtaagtagaaattttgtttATCTCTACTTCACTGGAATTAttgtttttcagacaactttttatttttactccttacattttcacgcaattatctgtactttttactccttacattttaaaaacagccttgttactctatttcatttcggcctttaaaaaaaactatccagttaaattgctccatccggatagagtgaattatgttgtggttgtggcacagatgttcttgtccagttttgttcttacatccgttccctcagattcctgcaactaaacttggatgtacattccactAAAGGTTAGggtaaatgataacatgcctctgaagtttaacTTTTTGCAaaattacaatacttataggcaactagtcatcatatcttctgctctctgaaacacatgttaatgctcaatagtacacatatatggttctttaatatatttgtattatactaagatgcattcattttcaatggctttgtccttaatggcttttttcccccttacattacttttacttttatactttaagtagttttgaaaccagtacttttatacttttacttgagtaaaaaacgtgagttgatacttcaacttctacaggagtatttttaaactgtagtatctatacttctacctgagtaatgagtgtgaatacttttgacacctctgcacattAGCCATATTATCTCCAGTGGACGATAGTTTTGTTGACATTAATTCACAGTGACTCAACGGTGAGATTTGGTTTTGTCCACTGGAACCTGGAAACGGAGCGATTGAATCCCATTTCATCAGCTACTTGCATTGTGGTTGTTATTTAAGTACGTGTATCCTGTCTGTTGTAATGAACTTAATGCGACAATATTTAATGGGATAACTCTTTATAGCTTGTCTATCCCCCTCTTGTGAATGGTGTCAGTTGGCTTTGCAATTAGTCTAGCAGCAAAACATTCctggaataaaagaaaaaacctcTAGGGAAGATGTTGAAGACTGAGTTGAGGGTTAAGATTTAGGCAAGGTATGATGTATACCACAGAAAATGATGACCGAATGAATAATTCAAGTCCATATTaaagtacattttattttaatggagTTACAGACGAGCGCAGAGTCTTCTCTGGTTTCTCTTCTTAACCCAtgatctggaaaaaaaacagggaCAAATGAATCCTCTggcaatcaatcaaccaatgaAATAATACACATATCATGCCATAAGAGAGTCATCATTGTGAATGTATGTTTGTCTGATTGTAGCTGTGCATCATGGGAAAATACTGACGCTGCTCATCCAGCTGCTGTAAGCAGACACGCGGGTGAAGACGGTGGGCCTCCTGTAGGCGTTGCAGCCGGAGGAAGACACAAAGCTGGTCACACCGTGGACAACCCATTTACCGCCTACGCTGCAGTTGAGGGGGCCGCCAGAATCGCCCtgcagggaaaaaaacaaacagcccAAAAAACATCAGACAAAAAGATACATACAGTGACTCGACGCTTTGGTTTCAGCAAATTTTTCAAAGTGCTGAACATATTCCTGCTTTTCATATCTACTATTAATCTTATTCATCCTAGAGCTAGGATGTGCAGAGCATGAGCTTGCAAGACTTTCACACTTTGTGCAGCTTAAGCACTCTCAGATCCTTGCCGCTGACTAATGCCCCTGCTGACGCAGCATGTGATCCTGCAGGTGTCCTCCAAAGTGTCTTGCTTCGCAGGAAGGGGTCAGCTTTAAGATCAGTGGGCAATTTAAAACTTCCCTCCAGGGTTGGATTGGATCTGGACATTTTATTCTTTCCCTCACAATACCCATACTTTAATTAAGAATTAACAAAATGGAAAGGGTGTTAAAAATCTGTGTTATTGCTGAAAATGTCTTCAACATTTGTTAACTGAAATCAatgatttattaatttttttttttgcaattcatGAACAGTTTCCTTATCCTTCATAAATTAGGCATGAACTGTTAATTAGGACAATTTATGAGTGTCCATGTTTTGAAAAGCTGCAGCAAACAAGAAAAGAGATCATTTTTAGCTGGTAATAATATAGTTGATGTATTTCATATTTCTTAAGATCTTGGTCCAGATCTATTGCAGTTCTTTCTCACATCATTAGTGGTTGTATTGaatcaaactgttttttttttttcttcttgaatTGGGTTTTAAATTATCCAAAGAGACTTTTactgctatttaaaaaaaaaaacagcaaaccaGAAAACAAGCTTCTCACCTGACAACCAGACTCGCTGGCACCGCCAGCGCAGACCATGGAGGACTTCACAGTGCTGCCCCACCATCCGTAGCTGCTGCAGGTCTTGTGGTCAACGACGGGCAGGTAGGCCTGCTTCAGCTGAGCGGACAGCTGACCTCCAGCTGGGGGCCGAGGCAAGAACATATATCACCGCTGGGCCAAAGCTTTATGCAAAACATTCATGGTGTGAGTGCGTCAGCGTGTGGGACTCACTCTGGGTGCGACCCCAGCCGGTGATGTAACAGTTGTTGTTGTGGGGAAGAACCTGGCCGGAAGGAGGCAGAGCACCGAGCTGGACGTAGTTGTTGAGGGTGGCGTCAGAGGTCAGACGCAGGAGAGCAATGTCATATCTGAAAATCAAACACATTATGTCACTCACGAATGCATCTTTTATGCAACTCATTAAAACTCATTATAAGGTTTTTCTTCAAGGGTCAAATATCATttatcaatcaaaaatgtatttttattttcaaaaagatCAGTCTGAAAATTATTTTCCTAATCTGTTTTTACACTGATTTGTTAACTGCACTTTAgtgcagaaaataaaataagcaaAAAGTACTGAATGTCAATCTTACTTAAAAATTGTGGCAGAAATACTTGTTacataatccaaaataataaaTGGTGACTTCACAGTATGTACtactaatatataaaaaaaaccaagatgcaggacaagattgatggaacgttgtgtttctgtgaaaggaatcaatttatggaacaatctgaataaagaaaacaaagaatccaaatcaaacattacattcaaaagaacaattaaagcctgtatgttaaggcaatataataaaaaatgttaGTTAAATTTGATTGACATGCCCCTAGGCggcagttattttattttaatgttattttaattttattttactttagtttttttattcacttagttgttgtttttttattattattttcaatttatgttatttgtgaaaggggcagatcagataagattcttcttctttctgctcccttttcattcacaagttaggaacatttgtatttgtattgaattgttttgttttttgaatgaaataaagaataaaatgaaaaaatgaaaatgaaatgaaatgaaataaatcatATAAAGTCAGATATCTATATAATCTTTCCTGGTTGTCGCCTCTTTTTAATTGTTCTTAAAACATATCGTGCAAAATAATGTACATGAATTATAATTTTCTAATATGCAAAAGTTTGTGAAAGCACGTTGTTAAGACTTACCCTCCAGCGACACTGTTGGAGTTCCAGTTGGGGTGGATGTGGACGCGGCTCACGCTCATGAACTGCTCTCTGCCCTCATTGGAGTTGATGTTGTGATCTCCAAGAACAACGCGCCAAGTCCTGGTCCTGTGGCCGCGCACCAACCAAAAC
This genomic window from Cololabis saira isolate AMF1-May2022 chromosome 8, fColSai1.1, whole genome shotgun sequence contains:
- the LOC133448354 gene encoding elastase-1-like isoform X2, translating into MLRFLLLTSLAALVLAEPQPRFLEDMSEGRVVGGEVARPNSWPWQISLQYKSGSSFYHTCGGTLVKRGWVMTAAHCVDRTRTWRVVLGDHNINSNEGREQFMSVSRVHIHPNWNSNSVAGGYDIALLRLTSDATLNNYVQLGALPPSGQVLPHNNNCYITGWGRTQTGGQLSAQLKQAYLPVVDHKTCSSYGWWGSTVKSSMVCAGGASESGCQGDSGGPLNCSVGGKWVVHGVTSFVSSSGCNAYRRPTVFTRVSAYSSWMSSIMG
- the LOC133448354 gene encoding elastase-1-like isoform X1 encodes the protein MLRFLLLTSLAALVLAEPQPRFLEDMSEGRVVGGEVARPNSWPWQISLQYKSGSSFYHTCGGTLVKRGWVMTAAHCVDRTRTWRVVLGDHNINSNEGREQFMSVSRVHIHPNWNSNSVAGGYDIALLRLTSDATLNNYVQLGALPPSGQVLPHNNNCYITGWGRTQTGGQLSAQLKQAYLPVVDHKTCSSYGWWGSTVKSSMVCAGGASESGCQGDSGGPLNCSVGGKWVVHGVTSFVSSSGCNAYRRPTVFTRVSAYSSWMSSVSIFP